A single genomic interval of Staphylococcus hyicus harbors:
- the rsmI gene encoding 16S rRNA (cytidine(1402)-2'-O)-methyltransferase, producing MTHLYLVGTPIGNLEDMTFRAIRILQDVDVIACEDTRVTKKLCHHFDISTPLQSYHDHNKDRMTESLIAMLLDGKSVALVSDAGLPLISDPGYELVVQAREAMIPVTPIPGANAGLTALMASGLPSFVYTFLGFLPRKAREKKEILETRMFQESTLLLYESPYRVKDTLEVIQEIDSERRITLGRELTKKFEQISTAKVTDMLELLEDTIPLKGEFVILIEGQEAIETTKWFESLSIHDHVEHYIQQNMKPKQAIKQVAKDRDVPSKTIYNMYHHIE from the coding sequence ATGACACATTTATATTTAGTGGGAACACCGATTGGTAATTTAGAGGATATGACATTTCGTGCGATACGTATACTGCAAGATGTCGACGTGATTGCATGTGAGGATACTCGTGTGACAAAAAAATTATGCCACCATTTTGATATATCCACACCATTACAATCTTATCATGATCATAATAAAGACCGAATGACTGAATCATTAATTGCGATGTTGTTAGACGGAAAATCCGTCGCACTCGTCTCTGATGCAGGCCTGCCTTTAATATCTGACCCGGGTTATGAATTGGTCGTTCAAGCACGTGAAGCGATGATCCCAGTGACACCTATCCCAGGGGCAAACGCAGGATTGACAGCATTGATGGCCAGTGGATTGCCTTCCTTTGTTTATACTTTTTTAGGATTTTTACCTCGAAAAGCGCGTGAGAAAAAAGAGATTTTAGAAACACGAATGTTCCAAGAAAGTACATTGTTATTGTATGAGTCTCCATATCGCGTTAAAGACACATTGGAAGTAATTCAAGAGATTGACTCTGAGAGACGTATCACACTTGGACGTGAATTAACAAAAAAATTCGAACAAATTTCAACAGCTAAAGTGACGGATATGTTAGAACTTCTCGAAGATACAATTCCTTTAAAAGGAGAATTCGTCATTCTTATCGAAGGGCAAGAGGCGATTGAAACAACAAAGTGGTTTGAGTCACTCTCCATTCATGATCATGTAGAGCATTATATTCAACAAAATATGAAACCAAAACAAGCGATTAAACAGGTCGCAAAAGACCGGGACGTGCCTAGTAAAACCATCTACAACATGTATCATCATATTGAATAA
- a CDS encoding GIY-YIG nuclease family protein, whose amino-acid sequence MGNHYIYIVQCKDASLYTGYTTNIDARIAKHNEGKGAKYTKMRRPVQLMYQECFDTKSEALKREYAIKQLSRDAKLRLIKGALA is encoded by the coding sequence ATGGGTAACCATTATATTTATATTGTCCAGTGCAAGGACGCGTCTTTATATACTGGCTATACAACAAATATAGACGCGCGTATTGCGAAACATAATGAAGGTAAAGGGGCTAAATATACGAAAATGCGACGTCCTGTTCAATTGATGTATCAAGAATGCTTTGACACGAAGTCTGAAGCATTAAAACGAGAATATGCCATTAAGCAATTAAGTCGTGACGCGAAATTACGACTGATTAAAGGAGCCTTAGCATGA
- a CDS encoding tRNA1(Val) (adenine(37)-N6)-methyltransferase, with product MLQQGERLDYLVKENLRIIQNDAVFSFSTDALLLGHFTKLRTRDRILDLCTGNGVIPLLLSAKGPNAITGIEIQQTLVDMAQRSVAYNALSSRIEVIHDDIQNVTRRFKPSSFDLVTCNPPYFKINQMNQHQIEAHKIARHEVYCTLDDCIRVSGHALKQGGRLMMVHRAERLLDIFESMRRYAIEPKHLHMIYSKPGKDAQTIVVEGRKGGKEGLKLAPPFYIYDKSGQYTDDMKAVYYG from the coding sequence GTGTTACAACAAGGTGAGCGTTTAGATTATTTAGTCAAAGAAAACTTACGCATTATACAAAATGACGCGGTGTTTTCCTTTTCAACGGATGCATTACTTCTTGGACATTTTACAAAACTTAGAACGCGGGATCGTATTCTAGATTTATGTACGGGTAATGGTGTCATTCCATTGTTATTATCAGCCAAAGGGCCCAACGCTATTACTGGCATTGAAATCCAACAAACGCTGGTTGATATGGCTCAACGTAGTGTGGCGTATAACGCGTTATCTTCACGTATAGAAGTCATTCATGATGACATTCAAAACGTCACGCGACGCTTTAAGCCATCCTCATTTGATTTAGTGACGTGTAACCCACCCTATTTTAAAATCAATCAAATGAATCAACATCAAATTGAAGCGCACAAAATCGCGCGACATGAGGTGTATTGTACGTTAGACGATTGTATTCGTGTAAGTGGTCATGCATTGAAACAAGGTGGTCGTTTGATGATGGTACATCGTGCTGAGCGTTTATTAGATATTTTTGAATCCATGCGACGTTATGCGATAGAACCGAAACATTTACATATGATATATAGTAAACCTGGAAAAGATGCACAAACCATTGTTGTTGAAGGGCGTAAAGGTGGTAAAGAAGGATTAAAACTTGCGCCACCATTTTATATTTATGATAAATCAGGTCAGTACACTGATGATATGAAGGCGGTGTATTATGGGTAA
- the yabA gene encoding DNA replication initiation control protein YabA has translation MDRNELFDRLMQLEQNVTLIQENMEQLKALTVELVEENVALQTENDHLKSLLHQQQATSEKEATKVKKRATKQLQSREYFAKLYHEGFHICHDVFGKHRKGEDCIFCLNVLNSKRDNE, from the coding sequence TTGGATCGTAATGAACTTTTCGATCGGTTAATGCAACTCGAGCAAAATGTAACGTTGATTCAAGAAAATATGGAACAACTGAAAGCATTAACGGTAGAACTTGTCGAAGAAAATGTAGCATTACAAACTGAAAATGATCATTTAAAATCATTATTACATCAACAACAAGCGACTTCTGAAAAAGAGGCAACAAAAGTGAAAAAGCGTGCCACAAAACAACTTCAAAGTCGTGAATATTTTGCGAAATTATACCACGAAGGCTTCCATATTTGTCATGATGTTTTTGGTAAACATCGTAAAGGAGAAGACTGTATATTTTGTTTAAATGTGTTAAACAGTAAGAGAGATAATGAGTGA
- a CDS encoding PSP1 domain-containing protein, producing the protein MCIVVGVYFKKSNTLEYYAPCQDELAEGTAVVVESQRGYELGIVKHAPKTINGEDVAQPLKPVVRVATEEDVCAQEANDIAADEALALCKAYVADLALDMRLVNCEYTLDRSKVIFNFTADERIDFRKLVRLLAQKLKTRIELRQIGVRDEAKLLGGIGPCGRSLCCSTFLGDFEPVSIKMAKDQNLSLNPSKISGACGRLMCCLKYEDDMYEAAREQLPDVGEVIDTPEGRGEVVSLNVINVTMHVKVEGFEQTLEYHLEELKTMN; encoded by the coding sequence ATGTGCATTGTTGTAGGTGTTTATTTTAAAAAATCCAATACCCTTGAATATTACGCACCATGTCAAGATGAGTTGGCTGAAGGTACAGCCGTTGTTGTGGAATCACAACGTGGTTATGAATTGGGAATAGTCAAGCATGCACCGAAAACGATTAATGGGGAAGATGTGGCACAGCCATTAAAACCTGTTGTGCGTGTGGCGACTGAAGAAGATGTGTGCGCGCAAGAAGCAAATGATATCGCTGCTGACGAAGCATTAGCCTTATGTAAAGCATATGTTGCTGATTTAGCGTTGGATATGCGATTGGTCAATTGTGAATATACGTTAGACCGGTCTAAAGTGATTTTTAACTTCACTGCTGATGAACGTATTGATTTCCGTAAATTAGTACGTTTACTCGCACAAAAATTAAAAACGCGTATTGAACTGCGACAAATAGGTGTGCGTGATGAAGCCAAGCTTTTAGGTGGTATTGGCCCATGTGGCCGCTCATTATGTTGTTCGACGTTTTTAGGTGATTTTGAACCTGTGTCTATCAAAATGGCGAAAGATCAAAACTTATCGTTGAATCCATCTAAAATTTCAGGTGCATGTGGCCGATTAATGTGTTGTCTTAAATATGAAGACGACATGTATGAAGCGGCGCGTGAACAACTGCCGGATGTAGGTGAAGTTATCGATACCCCAGAAGGACGTGGTGAAGTCGTGAGTCTAAATGTTATTAATGTCACGATGCACGTTAAAGTAGAAGGCTTCGAACAAACGTTAGAATATCATCTTGAAGAATTAAAAACGATGAATTAA
- a CDS encoding DNA polymerase III subunit delta' C-terminal domain-containing protein, producing MKEIEQLLKAYSNQKLSHAYLFEGDDLETMITTAVTFASHILCQDNGQCKAKIEAHNHPDFHYVKTDETTIKKARIEQLVHHMNQLPIESDFKVYIIQDFERLTVQGENSILKFLEEPPSNTIAILISSKPEQILDTIHSRCQHVYFKPMHRHTFIERLVEHEGVSKPVAEFISTYTTQFEEARQLNEDNDLIQLRKQTLQWCDRLLKQRDMALIGIVELLKHAKNRRLQLLTLAGINAYFQDLMYIKSGMTSRITFSELQSYYETRVQQLSYRHLTYIIEQITEAHKKLNQNVNPTLVFEQIAIKVKG from the coding sequence ATGAAGGAAATTGAGCAATTACTTAAAGCGTATTCTAATCAAAAGCTTTCTCACGCGTATTTATTCGAAGGTGACGATTTAGAAACGATGATCACAACGGCAGTGACGTTTGCGTCGCATATTTTGTGTCAAGACAATGGCCAATGTAAAGCTAAAATAGAGGCGCACAATCACCCGGATTTTCATTATGTTAAAACTGATGAGACAACCATTAAAAAAGCACGCATCGAGCAACTTGTCCATCACATGAATCAATTGCCAATAGAAAGTGACTTTAAAGTATATATCATACAAGATTTTGAACGTTTAACCGTACAAGGTGAAAACAGTATTTTAAAATTTTTAGAGGAACCCCCTTCCAATACAATTGCCATACTTATTTCTTCTAAACCTGAACAAATTTTAGATACGATTCATTCAAGGTGCCAACATGTCTATTTTAAACCGATGCATCGTCACACGTTTATTGAACGTCTCGTTGAACATGAGGGGGTATCTAAACCAGTGGCAGAGTTTATCAGTACGTACACTACACAATTTGAAGAGGCGCGCCAGTTGAACGAAGACAATGATTTAATACAATTACGAAAGCAGACTTTACAATGGTGTGACCGTTTACTCAAGCAACGTGACATGGCGCTTATCGGCATTGTAGAGTTATTGAAACATGCGAAAAATCGTCGCCTTCAATTGCTTACTTTGGCGGGAATTAATGCATATTTTCAAGATTTAATGTACATCAAATCAGGAATGACGTCTCGCATTACATTTTCAGAGTTACAGTCATATTATGAAACACGTGTACAACAGTTAAGTTATCGTCATTTAACCTACATCATTGAACAAATAACAGAAGCACATAAAAAACTCAATCAAAACGTAAATCCTACGCTTGTATTTGAGCAAATTGCAATTAAAGTAAAGGGGTGA
- a CDS encoding cyclic-di-AMP receptor — translation MKMIIAIVQDQDSQELSDRLVENNFRATKLASTGGFLRAGNTTFLSGVDDNRVNDILEVISQTCGNREQLVSPITPMGGSADSYIPYPVEVEVGGATVFVMPVESFHQF, via the coding sequence ATGAAAATGATAATTGCAATTGTTCAAGACCAAGACAGTCAAGAACTCTCTGACCGACTTGTCGAAAATAATTTCAGAGCAACAAAACTTGCTTCAACGGGTGGTTTTTTACGCGCAGGTAACACGACATTTTTAAGTGGTGTTGATGACAATCGTGTAAACGATATCCTTGAAGTAATTAGTCAAACATGTGGAAACCGCGAGCAATTGGTTTCTCCAATTACACCGATGGGAGGGAGTGCGGATTCGTACATTCCTTACCCAGTTGAAGTAGAAGTTGGCGGGGCAACCGTTTTTGTAATGCCAGTCGAATCGTTTCACCAATTTTAG
- the tmk gene encoding dTMP kinase: protein MALFITIEGPEGSGKTTVLKAVVEYLSKDYDVIATREPGGVKTAEAIRNILLEGDTMDARTEALLFAAARREHLVEKVLPALNKGINVICDRFIDSSLAYQGYARNIGVNAIQTINDFAIEGHYPDLTLYLDIPAEVGRARILQNQRAQNRLDKEDEAFHTRVIEGYQQLIKDDPERYEIIDAAQPVDAVVQDVIAAIKRRFVQ from the coding sequence ATGGCATTATTTATTACGATAGAAGGACCTGAAGGATCAGGTAAGACAACGGTATTGAAAGCAGTTGTCGAATATCTTTCTAAAGATTACGACGTGATTGCCACGCGCGAACCAGGCGGTGTTAAAACTGCTGAAGCCATTCGTAATATCTTACTAGAAGGCGATACGATGGATGCTCGAACAGAAGCGTTATTATTTGCGGCAGCACGTAGAGAACATCTCGTAGAAAAAGTATTACCAGCGCTTAATAAAGGAATCAATGTGATTTGCGATCGTTTTATCGATAGTTCACTTGCTTATCAAGGCTATGCTCGAAACATTGGAGTCAATGCTATACAAACAATTAATGATTTTGCGATTGAAGGGCATTACCCTGATTTAACATTATATTTAGATATTCCTGCAGAAGTTGGGCGCGCGCGTATTTTACAAAATCAACGTGCTCAAAATCGTTTGGATAAAGAAGATGAAGCGTTTCACACACGTGTCATAGAAGGTTACCAACAATTAATAAAAGACGATCCAGAGCGCTATGAAATTATAGATGCGGCGCAGCCCGTGGATGCAGTCGTACAAGATGTGATTGCCGCGATTAAGCGTCGTTTCGTACAATAA
- a CDS encoding aminotransferase class V-fold PLP-dependent enzyme — MKGPLNKCLEEWATHTPISMHVPGHKNGTIGNLPNVNSQFDVTEITGFDDLHHAEGVLKESMNTLTRHADYDAFYLVNGTTSGILAVIHAFHYVSGNVIMSRNVHKSVFNALDLGHQHAKILPTKVDNETLQYVEPVIRQTYLNQGKLGVITYPNYYGQTFDAQSVIQQFHDSNVPVLVDEAHGAHFDIQGFPKSTLNFGADYVVQSFHKTLPSLTMSSVLYVHKKAPQRDAVINLLQTFQSSSPSYLLMASLESANYFYQSYESDYFFERRVEVIQALQEKQLEVTLVDDPLKILVYHPALTGYELQQLMEALHIYVELADENHVLWILPLWHSDDTFPLDDLLARIQQLHVPNQTRHNNDVPQLLYTGEGDYVPDSFEHTREVSYHLAEDTILAKHLILYPPGIPTLLKGEKVTASMIKLIDYWVEKGLRVEGLTEGKIKVKDD, encoded by the coding sequence ATGAAAGGACCTTTGAATAAGTGTTTGGAAGAATGGGCAACACACACACCAATATCGATGCATGTCCCGGGGCATAAAAACGGGACAATTGGTAATTTGCCAAATGTGAACAGTCAATTTGATGTCACCGAAATTACAGGGTTTGATGACTTACATCATGCGGAAGGTGTTTTAAAGGAAAGTATGAATACGCTCACACGTCATGCTGACTATGATGCGTTTTATCTCGTAAATGGTACAACGAGTGGCATTTTAGCGGTGATTCATGCATTTCATTATGTGTCGGGTAATGTAATCATGTCGCGTAATGTACATAAATCTGTATTTAATGCGTTAGATTTAGGACATCAACACGCCAAAATCTTGCCTACTAAAGTCGATAATGAAACACTTCAATATGTGGAACCAGTGATTCGTCAAACATATTTGAATCAAGGAAAGTTAGGGGTAATCACCTATCCCAATTACTATGGTCAAACGTTTGATGCTCAATCTGTGATACAACAGTTTCACGACTCGAATGTTCCCGTTCTTGTTGATGAAGCGCATGGCGCGCATTTTGATATTCAAGGCTTTCCAAAGTCTACTTTAAATTTTGGGGCGGATTATGTGGTGCAGTCTTTCCATAAAACATTACCGAGTTTAACAATGAGCTCAGTACTATATGTTCACAAAAAAGCGCCTCAACGTGACGCTGTGATAAATCTCTTACAAACTTTTCAATCGTCAAGCCCGTCGTATTTACTCATGGCGAGTTTAGAGTCAGCAAACTATTTTTATCAATCCTATGAAAGTGACTATTTTTTTGAACGTCGTGTAGAAGTGATTCAAGCGCTACAAGAAAAACAATTAGAAGTGACATTGGTAGACGATCCATTGAAAATTTTAGTTTATCATCCAGCATTAACGGGTTATGAACTCCAACAACTCATGGAAGCTTTACATATTTATGTAGAACTTGCAGATGAGAATCATGTGTTGTGGATACTACCATTGTGGCATTCGGATGATACGTTCCCGTTAGATGACTTATTAGCACGCATTCAACAACTTCATGTACCAAATCAAACGCGTCATAATAACGATGTGCCACAGTTGTTATATACGGGTGAGGGTGATTATGTGCCAGATTCATTTGAGCATACACGTGAGGTTTCCTATCACTTAGCAGAAGATACGATTTTAGCGAAACATCTCATTTTATATCCGCCAGGTATTCCAACGTTATTGAAGGGCGAAAAAGTGACTGCATCTATGATAAAATTAATTGACTATTGGGTTGAAAAAGGTCTTCGAGTTGAAGGTCTTACTGAAGGCAAAATTAAAGTGAAGGATGACTAA
- the recR gene encoding recombination mediator RecR, whose product MHYPAPISKLIDSFMKLPGIGPKTAQRLAFHVLDMKEDDVVQFAKALVDVKRELTYCSTCGHITEQDPCYICEDKQRDRSIICVVEDDKDVIAMEKMKEYKGLYHVLHGTISPMDGIGPEDINIPALIERLKDEEVQELILAMNPNLEGESTSMYISRLVKPLGIRVTRLAQGLSVGGDLEYADEVTLSKAISGRTEM is encoded by the coding sequence ATGCATTATCCAGCACCTATTTCTAAACTGATTGACAGTTTCATGAAATTGCCAGGCATTGGCCCGAAAACGGCGCAACGTCTGGCTTTTCATGTATTAGATATGAAAGAAGATGACGTCGTACAATTCGCAAAGGCACTCGTGGATGTGAAACGTGAACTAACTTATTGTAGTACATGTGGGCATATTACAGAACAAGACCCATGTTATATTTGTGAAGACAAACAACGTGATCGCTCAATCATATGTGTTGTAGAAGATGATAAAGATGTGATTGCGATGGAAAAAATGAAAGAATATAAAGGGTTATATCATGTTTTGCATGGAACCATTTCTCCAATGGACGGTATTGGGCCAGAAGATATTAATATTCCAGCACTCATTGAACGTTTGAAAGATGAAGAAGTGCAAGAATTGATCTTAGCGATGAACCCGAATCTTGAGGGTGAATCTACATCTATGTATATTTCTAGATTGGTAAAACCTCTGGGCATTCGTGTCACGCGCTTAGCGCAAGGCCTTTCAGTAGGCGGTGATCTAGAGTATGCAGATGAAGTGACTTTATCTAAAGCCATTTCTGGCAGGACTGAAATGTAG
- a CDS encoding YbaB/EbfC family nucleoid-associated protein, which yields MRGGGNMQQMMKQMQKMQKKMADEQEKLKEEKVEGTAGGGMVKVIVSGHKEVVDVQINEEVVDPEDVEMLQDLVLAATNEAMSKADDLTAERLGKHTKGLNIPGMM from the coding sequence ATGCGCGGTGGCGGAAATATGCAACAAATGATGAAACAAATGCAAAAAATGCAAAAGAAAATGGCAGATGAACAAGAGAAATTAAAAGAAGAAAAAGTTGAAGGTACAGCTGGTGGTGGCATGGTGAAAGTCATCGTCTCCGGCCATAAAGAAGTTGTAGATGTACAAATCAACGAAGAAGTTGTAGATCCAGAAGATGTAGAAATGTTACAAGACTTAGTATTAGCTGCTACAAATGAAGCGATGTCCAAGGCAGATGATTTAACAGCTGAACGTTTAGGTAAACACACTAAAGGTCTTAACATTCCAGGAATGATGTAA
- the dnaX gene encoding DNA polymerase III subunit gamma/tau: MNYQALYRMFRPQSFEDVVGQTHVTKTLKNAIAKEKQSHAYIFSGPRGTGKTSIAKIFAKAMNCEARSDGEPCNECASCVSITQGTNSDVIEIDAASNNGVDEIRNIRDKVKYAPSQSKYKVYIIDEVHMLTTGAFNALLKTLEEPPAHAIFILATTEPHKIPPTIISRAQRFDFKAINTDSIVERLQYVAESQSIAYDHDALAFIAKVSEGGMRDALSIMDQAIAFGDDRLTLKDALDVTGSLDESDLNALFNDVVQGDVHAAFERYHSFVSEGKEVNRLINDMIYFIRDTIMIKTTGDTPTFDALVQFDLEVLYKMIDIVNDTLVSIRFSVNQNVHFEVLLVKLSEMIKEVTQTGDVVVNHAPSESNDAMVRRMEALEAELRTLKSQGISVQNTSSKPKQTKRRGGSSTYSVEQIAKVLDRANKEDIARIKERWADVIQYAKDRDQKSLVSLLQNSEPVAASEDKVLVKFEEEIHCEILKKDNEKKESIENVVQDIINKSVEVVGVPADKWMQVRSDYLDQRKHGKAQQATSQAPKDNVVQKAKDLFGEDTVHIIEDET, encoded by the coding sequence GTGAATTATCAAGCGTTGTACCGAATGTTTAGACCGCAAAGTTTTGAAGATGTTGTGGGTCAAACGCATGTCACAAAAACATTGAAGAATGCCATCGCAAAAGAAAAACAGTCACATGCTTATATTTTTAGTGGACCGAGAGGCACTGGTAAAACGAGTATCGCTAAAATATTCGCGAAAGCGATGAATTGCGAGGCCCGTTCTGATGGTGAACCATGTAATGAATGTGCAAGTTGTGTGAGTATTACACAAGGGACGAATTCAGATGTAATAGAAATCGATGCGGCAAGTAATAATGGTGTAGATGAGATTCGTAACATTCGTGATAAAGTCAAATATGCACCGAGCCAATCTAAATATAAAGTGTACATCATTGACGAGGTACACATGCTAACAACAGGGGCGTTTAATGCGTTATTAAAAACGTTAGAAGAACCGCCAGCACACGCCATTTTTATTTTGGCGACAACGGAGCCTCATAAAATACCCCCTACAATTATTTCGCGTGCACAACGATTTGATTTCAAAGCTATTAATACCGATAGTATTGTTGAACGCCTACAATATGTCGCGGAGTCACAAAGTATTGCTTATGACCATGATGCATTAGCATTTATCGCGAAAGTGTCTGAAGGAGGTATGCGTGATGCATTAAGTATTATGGATCAAGCCATTGCCTTTGGGGACGACCGTTTGACACTAAAAGATGCATTAGATGTGACAGGGAGTTTAGATGAATCAGACTTAAATGCGTTATTTAATGATGTAGTTCAGGGTGACGTTCATGCGGCGTTTGAACGTTATCACAGCTTCGTTAGTGAAGGTAAAGAAGTCAATCGTCTCATAAACGATATGATTTACTTCATTCGTGATACCATTATGATTAAAACTACGGGCGACACGCCTACTTTTGATGCGCTCGTGCAATTCGATCTAGAAGTGTTGTATAAAATGATAGATATTGTTAACGACACGTTAGTGTCCATTCGTTTTAGTGTTAACCAAAACGTCCATTTTGAAGTATTGCTTGTGAAGCTATCTGAAATGATTAAAGAAGTGACGCAAACAGGTGATGTAGTGGTTAATCATGCGCCCTCTGAAAGTAATGATGCTATGGTAAGACGTATGGAAGCTTTAGAAGCTGAACTGCGTACATTGAAATCACAAGGTATCTCGGTTCAAAATACTTCTTCTAAACCGAAACAGACGAAGCGACGCGGTGGAAGTTCCACATATTCTGTAGAACAAATTGCGAAAGTATTAGATAGAGCGAATAAAGAAGATATTGCGCGTATTAAAGAACGTTGGGCAGATGTGATTCAATATGCAAAAGATCGCGATCAAAAGTCGTTGGTGAGCTTATTGCAAAATTCGGAACCTGTTGCGGCAAGTGAAGATAAAGTGCTTGTAAAATTTGAAGAAGAGATTCATTGTGAAATTTTGAAAAAAGATAATGAAAAGAAAGAAAGTATTGAGAATGTCGTTCAAGACATCATCAATAAGTCTGTTGAAGTCGTAGGAGTTCCAGCGGACAAATGGATGCAAGTGCGAAGTGATTACCTTGATCAACGTAAACACGGTAAAGCCCAACAAGCGACATCACAAGCACCAAAAGACAATGTTGTCCAAAAGGCTAAAGACTTATTTGGAGAAGATACGGTTCACATTATCGAAGACGAAACATGA
- a CDS encoding GNAT family N-acetyltransferase — protein sequence MSVYISTLTENDYEPSLEVIREAYNDKAYERVQTLRLAPEYHFELEVIAKDEVGDIIGHALCTPIHIKNEEEVYDALMLASLTVKETYRQMGLGKALVRALEERAQELEYTTMIVVGPQTYFVPLGYELSSQHGITHTDEDFQTQTLVKFLWDALERPPYGKVTYVSSIFD from the coding sequence ATGTCTGTATATATTAGTACGTTAACTGAAAATGATTACGAACCGTCACTTGAAGTGATTCGAGAGGCGTATAACGATAAAGCATATGAACGTGTGCAAACATTACGATTAGCGCCAGAATATCATTTTGAACTCGAAGTCATCGCAAAAGATGAAGTGGGCGATATTATTGGGCATGCCTTGTGTACGCCGATACATATTAAAAATGAAGAAGAAGTTTATGATGCGCTTATGTTAGCTTCCTTAACAGTGAAAGAGACGTACCGACAAATGGGATTAGGGAAGGCGCTCGTTCGTGCATTAGAGGAACGTGCGCAAGAGTTAGAGTATACAACGATGATTGTCGTAGGACCTCAAACGTATTTTGTGCCATTGGGATATGAATTGTCCTCACAACATGGCATTACACACACAGATGAAGATTTTCAAACACAAACGCTCGTCAAATTTTTATGGGACGCGTTAGAACGTCCGCCCTATGGAAAGGTGACGTATGTCTCTTCAATTTTCGATTGA
- the treR gene encoding trehalose operon repressor → MKQNKFKLIYENMRRAILEGDYRYGDQLPSEHQLVENYNVSRETVRKSLNMLVSEGMIQKIRGKGSVVIYQGVTEFPFADLMSFKEVKKYMNLQHQTVIHSFERIVARDVPHVKQALKISADTPLWHFIRFRQVEGVTKIIDEDFVRADMFPDLTESIVQASLYDYIENVKGFEISFSSKSITFEPFSQLEFEAFGAMTPEYTATVRGIVHLKDTTKFQYNISKHIATEFKFMDFSRRHKI, encoded by the coding sequence ATGAAACAAAACAAATTCAAACTGATTTACGAAAATATGCGACGCGCAATCTTAGAAGGGGATTATCGATATGGTGATCAATTGCCTTCAGAACATCAATTGGTGGAAAATTACAACGTGTCACGTGAAACAGTGCGTAAAAGTTTGAATATGCTCGTATCTGAAGGGATGATTCAAAAGATTCGAGGAAAAGGATCTGTCGTCATTTATCAAGGTGTCACAGAATTTCCGTTTGCAGATTTAATGAGCTTTAAAGAAGTGAAAAAATATATGAATTTACAACATCAAACCGTTATCCATTCGTTTGAGCGTATCGTTGCAAGAGATGTGCCACATGTCAAACAAGCACTGAAAATTTCAGCGGACACACCGCTTTGGCATTTTATCCGTTTTCGCCAAGTTGAAGGAGTCACTAAAATTATCGACGAAGACTTTGTACGCGCCGATATGTTTCCTGATTTAACGGAATCCATTGTCCAAGCGTCACTTTATGATTACATTGAAAACGTAAAAGGATTTGAAATTAGTTTTTCGAGTAAGTCCATCACTTTTGAGCCCTTTAGTCAATTAGAGTTTGAGGCTTTTGGAGCGATGACACCAGAATATACTGCGACAGTGCGGGGAATTGTACACCTTAAAGATACAACGAAATTCCAATATAATATTTCAAAGCATATTGCGACAGAATTTAAATTCATGGATTTTTCACGCCGTCATAAAATTTAA